A genomic stretch from Etheostoma cragini isolate CJK2018 chromosome 8, CSU_Ecrag_1.0, whole genome shotgun sequence includes:
- the LOC117949652 gene encoding ubiquitin-associated protein 1-like, whose protein sequence is MNTLEDVPFQTLLGPLDEEVLRVTAPDITVPDCHRILQDTEYGFNLEKLILTGQQPDCQAPSCPPYWLMFSSPKGNLKANRRSSDQWDPNPRPRSHSLNSADTPWLHHRTVRFLVSDSEDEDGYYEDNEASSNDDAPRYTKSRERPRSAAPKDPHSRHKDMHLGPSPHRSKPASPQVFRGSSPSFQDCRQPLRALEEHRSQQGSPVAHGQKNGKKRQRPPGSVGRRCSQDTPPAHFSPRMQQQRPSSAGPVVRNHRQKTHRTGGSRGVFFDSAAELVSALSQEERELLETITEKGFPLRTAILALQKTGYHCPEKILKYLVANGRLCEQGYDEAQVEEALEMFQNCESKAAEFLRLLTLFNEMGFQQSAIKEVLLVHENNRERALEELMTRMS, encoded by the exons ATGAACACTCTGGAGGATGTCCCATTTCAGACCCTACTAGGCCCTCTGGACGAGGAAGTGCTGCGTGTGACGGCTCCAGACATCACTGTACCGGACTGCCACCGGATACTACAAGATACTGAG taTGGATTCAACCTGGAGAAGTTGATCTTAACTGGGCAGCAGCCTGACTGCCAGGCCCCCTCCTGCCCCCCCTACTGGCTGATGTTCAGCAGCCCTAAGGGGAACCTCAAGGCCAATCGCAGGAGCAGCGACCAGTGGGACCCGAACCCTCGACCCCGCAGTCACAGCCTGAACTCTGCGGACACTCCCTGGCTGCACCATCGCACTGTCAGGTTCCTCGTATCTGACTCTGAGGATGAAGATGGTTACTATGAGGATAATGAAGCCTCCTCCAATGACGATGCACCTCGCTACACCAAGAGCAGAGAGCGGCCCCGGAGCGCTGCACCCAAAGACCCACACTCcagacacaaagacatgcaCTTGGGTCCTTCCCCTCACCGCAGTAAGCCTGCGTCACCTCAGGTCTTTAGAGGCTCTTCACCTTCTTTCCAAGACTGCAGACAACCTCTGCGAGCTCTGGAGGAGCACAGGTCACAGCAGGGCAGCCCCGTGGCTCATGGGCAGAAGAACGGCAAAAAGAGGCAGCGTCCACCGGGCTCTGTGGGGAGAAGGTGCTCCCAGGACACACCACCTGCTCACTTTTCACCCAGAATGCAGCAACAACGACCCTCCTCGGCAGGGCCTGTTGTCAGAAACCACAGACagaag ACCCACAGGACTGGTGGCTCTCGTGGAGTTTTCTTTGACTCAGCAGCAGAATTGGTGTCAGCCCTCAGCCAGGAAGAGAGGGAGCTGCTTGAAACCATCACAGAGAAGGGCTTCCCTTTACGCACAGCGATTCTGGCTCTGCAGAAGACAGGCTATCACTGCCCGGAGAAG ATCCTAAAATACCTGGTAGCCAATGGCCGTCTGTGTGAGCAGGGTTATGATGAAGCACAGGTGGAGGAGGCCTTGGAGATGTTTCAAAACTGTGAGAGCAAG gCTGCTGAGTTCCTGCGTCTTCTGACTCTGTTTAATGAGATGGGATTCCAGCAAAGTGCTATCAAAGAAGTGCTGCTTGTTCATGAAAATAACCGTGAGAGGGCTCTTGAAGAACTCATGACACGCATGTCTTAA
- the clpxb gene encoding ATP-dependent Clp protease ATP-binding subunit clpX-like, mitochondrial isoform X1, whose translation MSCPCTSAARLFLNTAHRGLSCSRIQLFSLSRQGSRETHIPPQVRVRSFSETAVCYAAKDGTTKDSGSDSGKKNLSEGKRLSGSGGSGKGGSQLRCPKCGDPCTHVETFVSSTRFVKCEKCHHFFVVLSETDSKKGLNKEPESAAEAVKLAFAQKPPPPPKKIYAYLDKYVVGQSYAKKVLAVAVYNHYKRIYNNIPAGSRQQVEVEKQPSLTPRELEMRRREDEYRFTKLLQIAGISPHGNALGASMQQQASQQAPQEKRGGEVLDSTHTEIKLEKSNIILLGPTGSGKTLLAQTLARCLDVPFAICDCTTLTQAGYVGEDIESVIAKLLQDANYSVEKAQQGIVFLDEVDKIGSVPGIHQLRDVGGEGVQQGLLKLLEGTVVNVPEKNSRKLRGETLQVDTTNILFVASGAFNGLDRIISRRKNEKYLGFGTPSNLGKGRRAAAAADLANTSGETDTVAEIEEKDRLLKHVEARDLIEFGMIPEFVGRLPVVVPLHSLDEETLVRILTEPRNAVVPQYQALFSMDKCELNVTPGALRAIARMALERKTGARGLRSIMEKLLLEPMFEVPHSDIIAVELNKDIVQGKSQPRYVRAPAKESTEEEYDSGIEEENWPRQADAANN comes from the exons ATGTCCTGTCCATGCACTTCGGCTGCCAGGTTGTTTCTAAACACTGCCCACAGAG GATTGTCCTGCTCCCGGATCCAGTTGTTTTCTCTGAGTCGTCAAGGGTCTCGGGAAACTCACATACCTCCCCAGGTACGGGTGAGGTCGTTTTCAGAGACTGCTGTCTGCTATGCCGCTAAGGATGGGACAACAAAGGATAGTGGAAGTGATAGTGGAAAG AAAAACCTCAGTGAGGGGAAGAGACTTTCTGGCTCTGGAGGATCAGGCAAGGGGGGAAGCCAGCTACGCTGCCCTAAATGTGGAGATCCCTGCACACATGTAGAGACCTTTGTAT CATCAACACGGTTTGTCAAATGTGAGAAATGCCATCACTTTTTCGTGGTTCTGTCTGAAACGGACTCTAAGAAGGGACTAAACAAAGAGCCAGAATCTGCTGCGGAGGCAGTGAAACTGGCTTTTGCACAGAAACCTCCCCCTCCACCCAAGAAG ATATATGCTTACCTCGATAAGTACGTTGTTGGCCAGTCTTATGCAAAAAAGGTGTTAGCAGTTGCTGTGTACAATCACTACAAGCGCATCTACAACAACATCCCTGCTGGCAGTCGGCAGCAGGTGGAAGTGGAAAAACAGCCGTCTCTAACACCTCGTG AGCTAGAGATGAGAAGACGAGAGGATGAGTACAGATTCACAA AACTGCTGCAGATTGCGGGGATAAGTCCTCATGGAAATGCTCTTGGGGCGTCCATGCAGCAACAGGCAAGCCAGCAGGCACCTCAGGAGAAGAGGGGCGGGGAGGTCCTGGActccacacacactgaaatTAAACTAGAGAAGAGCAACATCATACTTTTAGGTCCAACTGGCTCAG GAAAAACATTGTTGGCACAGACACTGGCACGTTGTCTGGACGTTCCCTTTGCAATATGTGATTGCACCACACTAACTCAAGCTGGATACGTGGGAGAAGACATCGAGTCAGTTATTGCCAAACTCCTGCAAGATGCCAACTACTCAGTGGAGAAAGCACAGCAAG GTATTGTGTTTCTGGACGAGGTTGATAAGATTGGCAGTGTGCCTGGAATCCATCAGCTGAGAGATGTAGGAGGAGAGGGAGTCCAGCAG GGGTTGCTAAAACTCTTGGAGGGTACAGTCGTCAATGTTCCTGAGAAAAACTCCAGGAAACTGAGAGGAGAAACGCTGCAGGTAGACACAACAAACATTCTGTTTGTTGCGTCCGGTGCCTTCAACGGACTCGACAGAATCATCAGCagaagaaagaatgaaaag tatttgggttttggaaCTCCCTCCAACCTGGGGAAAGGGCGCCGTGCAGCAGCTGCCGCAGACCTGGCCAACACCAGCGGCGAGACCGACACAGTGGCAGAGATCGAGGAGAAGGACAGGCTGCTGAAGCACGTTGAGGCCAGGGACCTGATTGAGTTTGGAATGATCCCAGAGTTTGTTGGTCGACTTCCTGTGGTCGTTCCTCTGCACAGCCTGGATGAAGAAACGCTAGTCCGAATCTTGACTGAACCACGCAATGCTGTTGTGCCCCAGTACCAGGCTCTGTTCAGCATGGACAAA tgtgAACTCAATGTGACTCCAGGTGCCTTGAGGGCCATAGCCAGGATGGCCCTGGAGAGAAAAACTGGAGCTCGTGGGCTCAGATCCATCATG gAAAAGCTCCTTCTAGAGCCCATGTTCGAGGTGCCACACTCTGACATCATCGCTGTTGAGCTGAACAAAGACATTGTCCAAGGAAAATCACAACCCAGATATGTCAG AGCTCCAGCCAAGGAGTCTACAGAAGAGGAATACGACTCAGGCATTGAGGAGGAGAACTGGCCTCGGCAGGCAGACGCTGCTAACAACTGA
- the clpxb gene encoding ATP-dependent Clp protease ATP-binding subunit clpX-like, mitochondrial isoform X2: MSCPCTSAARLFLNTAHRGLSCSRIQLFSLSRQGSRETHIPPQVRVRSFSETAVCYAAKDGTTKDSGSDSGKKNLSEGKRLSGSGGSGKGGSQLRCPKCGDPCTHVETFVSSTRFVKCEKCHHFFVVLSETDSKKGLNKEPESAAEAVKLAFAQKPPPPPKKIYAYLDKYVVGQSYAKKVLAVAVYNHYKRIYNNIPAGSRQQVEVEKQPSLTPRELLQIAGISPHGNALGASMQQQASQQAPQEKRGGEVLDSTHTEIKLEKSNIILLGPTGSGKTLLAQTLARCLDVPFAICDCTTLTQAGYVGEDIESVIAKLLQDANYSVEKAQQGIVFLDEVDKIGSVPGIHQLRDVGGEGVQQGLLKLLEGTVVNVPEKNSRKLRGETLQVDTTNILFVASGAFNGLDRIISRRKNEKYLGFGTPSNLGKGRRAAAAADLANTSGETDTVAEIEEKDRLLKHVEARDLIEFGMIPEFVGRLPVVVPLHSLDEETLVRILTEPRNAVVPQYQALFSMDKCELNVTPGALRAIARMALERKTGARGLRSIMEKLLLEPMFEVPHSDIIAVELNKDIVQGKSQPRYVRAPAKESTEEEYDSGIEEENWPRQADAANN, encoded by the exons ATGTCCTGTCCATGCACTTCGGCTGCCAGGTTGTTTCTAAACACTGCCCACAGAG GATTGTCCTGCTCCCGGATCCAGTTGTTTTCTCTGAGTCGTCAAGGGTCTCGGGAAACTCACATACCTCCCCAGGTACGGGTGAGGTCGTTTTCAGAGACTGCTGTCTGCTATGCCGCTAAGGATGGGACAACAAAGGATAGTGGAAGTGATAGTGGAAAG AAAAACCTCAGTGAGGGGAAGAGACTTTCTGGCTCTGGAGGATCAGGCAAGGGGGGAAGCCAGCTACGCTGCCCTAAATGTGGAGATCCCTGCACACATGTAGAGACCTTTGTAT CATCAACACGGTTTGTCAAATGTGAGAAATGCCATCACTTTTTCGTGGTTCTGTCTGAAACGGACTCTAAGAAGGGACTAAACAAAGAGCCAGAATCTGCTGCGGAGGCAGTGAAACTGGCTTTTGCACAGAAACCTCCCCCTCCACCCAAGAAG ATATATGCTTACCTCGATAAGTACGTTGTTGGCCAGTCTTATGCAAAAAAGGTGTTAGCAGTTGCTGTGTACAATCACTACAAGCGCATCTACAACAACATCCCTGCTGGCAGTCGGCAGCAGGTGGAAGTGGAAAAACAGCCGTCTCTAACACCTCGTG AACTGCTGCAGATTGCGGGGATAAGTCCTCATGGAAATGCTCTTGGGGCGTCCATGCAGCAACAGGCAAGCCAGCAGGCACCTCAGGAGAAGAGGGGCGGGGAGGTCCTGGActccacacacactgaaatTAAACTAGAGAAGAGCAACATCATACTTTTAGGTCCAACTGGCTCAG GAAAAACATTGTTGGCACAGACACTGGCACGTTGTCTGGACGTTCCCTTTGCAATATGTGATTGCACCACACTAACTCAAGCTGGATACGTGGGAGAAGACATCGAGTCAGTTATTGCCAAACTCCTGCAAGATGCCAACTACTCAGTGGAGAAAGCACAGCAAG GTATTGTGTTTCTGGACGAGGTTGATAAGATTGGCAGTGTGCCTGGAATCCATCAGCTGAGAGATGTAGGAGGAGAGGGAGTCCAGCAG GGGTTGCTAAAACTCTTGGAGGGTACAGTCGTCAATGTTCCTGAGAAAAACTCCAGGAAACTGAGAGGAGAAACGCTGCAGGTAGACACAACAAACATTCTGTTTGTTGCGTCCGGTGCCTTCAACGGACTCGACAGAATCATCAGCagaagaaagaatgaaaag tatttgggttttggaaCTCCCTCCAACCTGGGGAAAGGGCGCCGTGCAGCAGCTGCCGCAGACCTGGCCAACACCAGCGGCGAGACCGACACAGTGGCAGAGATCGAGGAGAAGGACAGGCTGCTGAAGCACGTTGAGGCCAGGGACCTGATTGAGTTTGGAATGATCCCAGAGTTTGTTGGTCGACTTCCTGTGGTCGTTCCTCTGCACAGCCTGGATGAAGAAACGCTAGTCCGAATCTTGACTGAACCACGCAATGCTGTTGTGCCCCAGTACCAGGCTCTGTTCAGCATGGACAAA tgtgAACTCAATGTGACTCCAGGTGCCTTGAGGGCCATAGCCAGGATGGCCCTGGAGAGAAAAACTGGAGCTCGTGGGCTCAGATCCATCATG gAAAAGCTCCTTCTAGAGCCCATGTTCGAGGTGCCACACTCTGACATCATCGCTGTTGAGCTGAACAAAGACATTGTCCAAGGAAAATCACAACCCAGATATGTCAG AGCTCCAGCCAAGGAGTCTACAGAAGAGGAATACGACTCAGGCATTGAGGAGGAGAACTGGCCTCGGCAGGCAGACGCTGCTAACAACTGA